From the genome of Sulfitobacter sp. DSM 110093, one region includes:
- a CDS encoding AMP-binding protein, translating into MAVENRFAWAEGARLFAGVQELLRPPLGNSDTFRPLPATPTVDALAALGAAITQRAPFCLSDRPLPESLTCPPGAFLTLTGGASGLPKAVRRSQRSWTASFAVNADRFALRSTDSVAVLGQLSHSLSLYAVLEALHLGLDTHVLAQHSPRAQAARISKVGATLIYATPTQLRLLARGAAAPLPSLRLVLCGGGALDAATRAAVETLCPNAALHVFYGAAETSFITLADAGTPEGSVGQPYPGVELRLLDEKGRPTFGVGEIWVRSPYLFDGYALGDSPDTRWHDGFVTVGEMGELDANGQLWIKGRRQRMVQIADQLVFPEAVEAMIAAREGTACAVLPRADPLRGQQLVAVVEGPEIRAQAEKIIETCRAELGPLASPRRVYFRPDLPLLPSGKPDLCALSTWLETQS; encoded by the coding sequence ATGGCTGTAGAGAATAGATTTGCTTGGGCCGAAGGCGCGCGGCTCTTCGCCGGGGTTCAGGAACTGCTCCGCCCGCCTCTGGGCAACAGCGACACCTTCCGCCCCCTGCCCGCAACGCCGACCGTCGACGCTCTCGCGGCCCTTGGCGCCGCCATCACCCAACGCGCACCCTTCTGCCTGAGTGACCGTCCCTTGCCAGAAAGCCTCACCTGCCCGCCCGGTGCTTTCCTGACCCTAACTGGCGGGGCGTCTGGCCTGCCCAAAGCAGTCCGGCGCAGTCAGAGATCGTGGACCGCCAGCTTCGCGGTCAATGCAGATCGTTTCGCCCTGCGCAGCACCGACAGTGTCGCGGTGCTGGGTCAGCTCAGTCATTCGCTCTCGCTTTATGCCGTTTTGGAAGCGCTGCATTTGGGGCTTGATACCCATGTCTTGGCTCAGCACTCCCCTCGGGCTCAGGCGGCGCGCATCTCGAAGGTCGGCGCGACCCTTATCTACGCCACACCGACCCAACTGCGCCTGCTCGCACGCGGGGCCGCCGCGCCGCTACCTTCGCTTCGGCTGGTGCTTTGCGGGGGCGGTGCGCTGGACGCGGCAACTAGGGCTGCGGTAGAGACCCTCTGCCCCAACGCGGCGCTGCATGTTTTCTATGGCGCTGCCGAGACGAGCTTTATCACTCTTGCAGATGCCGGCACCCCCGAAGGATCAGTCGGCCAGCCCTACCCCGGTGTAGAACTGCGCCTGCTGGATGAGAAAGGCCGCCCCACATTTGGTGTAGGCGAAATCTGGGTGCGCAGCCCCTATCTGTTCGACGGTTATGCATTGGGCGACAGCCCCGACACCCGCTGGCACGATGGCTTCGTAACCGTGGGCGAAATGGGCGAACTTGACGCCAACGGACAGCTTTGGATCAAGGGGCGGCGGCAGCGCATGGTGCAGATCGCAGATCAGCTTGTCTTCCCCGAAGCGGTCGAGGCAATGATCGCCGCGCGGGAGGGCACGGCCTGCGCCGTTCTGCCGCGCGCTGACCCACTGCGCGGCCAACAACTGGTGGCGGTGGTCGAAGGCCCAGAAATCCGCGCACAGGCCGAAAAGATCATTGAGACCTGCCGCGCGGAACTCGGCCCTTTGGCCAGCCCCCGGCGCGTTTATTTTCGCCCCGACCTACCGCTGCTCCCCTCCGGCAAGCCTGACCTGTGCGCCCTCTCAACTTGGCTGGAGACACAATCATGA
- a CDS encoding thiolase family protein, which yields MTCAYIVAACRSPVAPRDGALSHLSLPDLAAPVLRAALSRAGLTLEQIDEVICSTAIGPGGNPARSIALAAGLPQHVAGLSIDRQCAGGLDALALARQMILSGAAEVVVAGGAESYSRQPLRYRTFPDGRPPEAYIQAPFTPWPERDPEMAHAAAELGLSQGIARQAQDDWAVESHAKARAHLPAETELVPLAGTENDTFTRRLTPALCRRARVLTGDITAANAAVAADAAAFCIVVSERVARDITAPKVELLATATKGGTPEEPGLAPLMAIDDVLRQSGLSAGSLDVTEIMEAYAVQAIACVTGAGIAPGITNLGGGALARGHPIGASGAINAVRLWHELVARGAGTGLAAIAAAGGIGCAALMRL from the coding sequence ATGACCTGCGCCTACATCGTTGCCGCCTGCCGCAGTCCGGTCGCACCGCGCGACGGGGCGCTGTCGCATCTATCCCTGCCCGACCTCGCCGCCCCAGTGCTTCGCGCTGCACTGTCTCGCGCCGGGCTGACGCTTGAACAGATTGATGAGGTGATCTGCAGCACCGCCATTGGCCCCGGTGGTAACCCTGCGCGCAGCATTGCGCTGGCAGCGGGACTGCCACAGCATGTGGCGGGCCTTAGCATTGACCGACAATGCGCGGGCGGGCTGGATGCGCTGGCGCTGGCACGACAAATGATCCTGAGCGGTGCCGCAGAGGTGGTCGTCGCGGGAGGTGCTGAGAGCTATTCCCGCCAGCCACTGCGCTATCGTACATTCCCCGATGGCCGCCCGCCCGAAGCCTACATTCAAGCGCCCTTTACCCCGTGGCCAGAACGCGACCCCGAAATGGCGCATGCCGCCGCAGAACTTGGCTTGTCACAAGGCATCGCCCGCCAAGCGCAGGATGATTGGGCGGTCGAGAGCCATGCAAAAGCCCGCGCGCATTTGCCAGCGGAAACAGAGCTGGTGCCGCTGGCGGGGACCGAAAACGATACATTCACCCGCCGCCTTACCCCCGCGCTCTGCCGCCGCGCCAGAGTGCTGACTGGGGACATCACCGCCGCCAATGCCGCCGTTGCTGCCGACGCGGCGGCCTTTTGCATCGTGGTGTCAGAGCGTGTGGCGAGAGACATCACCGCACCAAAGGTCGAACTTCTTGCCACGGCTACAAAAGGCGGCACGCCCGAAGAGCCGGGGTTGGCACCGCTAATGGCGATTGATGATGTGCTTCGGCAAAGCGGGCTATCTGCGGGTAGTCTTGATGTGACCGAAATCATGGAGGCCTACGCCGTGCAGGCCATCGCTTGTGTGACTGGCGCAGGGATTGCGCCGGGGATTACAAACCTCGGCGGGGGGGCGCTGGCGCGCGGGCATCCCATTGGCGCTTCGGGGGCGATCAATGCGGTGCGGCTCTGGCATGAGTTGGTGGCGCGCGGCGCAGGCACAGGGCTGGCGGCGATTGCTGCGGCTGGGGGGATCGGCTGTGCCGCATTGATGCGGCTGTAG
- a CDS encoding biotin transporter BioY, translating to MERNLTMIALFAALIAALGLIPKFTLGFGVPITAQSLGVMLCGTVLGAWRGGLAALLFVALVALGLPLLAGGRGGLGVFASPTVGFLVGFPIGAFVTGFIMDQWRSAPVGLAAGVSAVLGGILVVYAFGIFGMMMTLNKTLPEATLLVQAFIPGDLIKAVLAGFITSGLAKARPASLLSRS from the coding sequence ATGGAACGCAATCTGACCATGATCGCCCTCTTCGCCGCGCTGATTGCGGCACTGGGCTTGATTCCGAAATTCACGCTTGGCTTCGGCGTGCCGATCACAGCGCAGTCGCTGGGCGTCATGCTTTGTGGCACGGTGCTGGGCGCATGGCGCGGTGGTCTTGCAGCGTTGCTGTTTGTGGCGCTGGTTGCTCTTGGTCTACCGCTTCTGGCTGGGGGCCGTGGCGGTCTGGGCGTCTTTGCGTCGCCAACCGTGGGCTTCCTCGTTGGTTTCCCGATCGGTGCTTTCGTAACAGGCTTTATCATGGACCAGTGGCGCAGTGCGCCGGTGGGTCTGGCCGCCGGGGTTTCCGCTGTCTTGGGTGGTATCCTTGTGGTCTATGCCTTTGGCATCTTCGGCATGATGATGACGCTGAACAAAACCCTGCCTGAGGCGACCTTGCTGGTCCAAGCCTTTATCCCCGGTGACCTTATCAAGGCCGTGCTGGCGGGTTTCATCACCTCTGGTCTGGCCAAGGCGCGCCCTGCAAGTCTGCTGTCGCGCAGCTAA
- a CDS encoding energy-coupling factor transporter transmembrane component T — protein MISLTSPVETSAHGWPAGGKLGALCLATLVLFAVEEPVWQIGFCAGMLLLYALPGRAFLRVGLGRLRLLWPFVALILLWHVLTRDAVAGLVIVLRMITAVGLANLVTMTTKLSDMMAVVRWLATPLRRFGLRTRSLELAVALVVRFTPVLAAKGQMLSLAWRARSRKRPGWRIIMPFTVLAIDDAEHVAEALRARGGL, from the coding sequence ATGATCTCTCTGACCTCGCCGGTTGAAACCAGCGCCCATGGCTGGCCTGCGGGGGGCAAACTGGGCGCGCTCTGCCTCGCGACGCTGGTGCTTTTTGCGGTAGAGGAACCGGTCTGGCAGATTGGGTTCTGCGCCGGGATGCTGCTGCTCTATGCTTTGCCGGGCCGGGCGTTTCTGCGGGTCGGGCTGGGGCGATTGCGGCTGCTTTGGCCCTTTGTTGCGCTGATTCTGCTGTGGCATGTGCTGACCCGTGATGCTGTGGCGGGCCTTGTTATCGTCTTGCGCATGATCACCGCCGTGGGGCTGGCGAACCTTGTCACCATGACCACGAAACTCAGCGATATGATGGCGGTGGTGCGCTGGCTGGCCACACCGCTGCGGCGCTTTGGGCTGCGCACCCGCAGTCTTGAGTTGGCCGTGGCGCTGGTGGTGCGCTTTACCCCGGTGTTGGCCGCCAAGGGACAGATGCTGTCTTTGGCGTGGCGGGCACGGTCGCGCAAGCGACCGGGGTGGCGGATTATTATGCCGTTTACCGTTTTGGCCATCGACGACGCCGAACATGTGGCCGAAGCGCTGCGCGCGCGCGGCGGGCTCTGA
- a CDS encoding ABC transporter ATP-binding protein: MTSPTLPLIAIDDISYTPGGVPVLRGVSLQSDAARIGIVGRNGSGKTSFARVLSGLVAADQGQVRISGIDVAHDRRRAIGAVGILFQNPDHQIIFPTVEEEIAFGLLQMGQTKAQAARGAAAILGQFNKRHWAQASIHQLSQGQRQLVCLMAVLAMQPRVLVLDEPFAGLDIPTRLHLERVLAGLDLTLVHITHDPAAVAGYEHILWLEGGEVAQQGSARPVLRAFETRMKELGASDDLSDLAG, encoded by the coding sequence ATGACCAGCCCGACACTTCCGCTCATCGCCATTGACGATATTAGCTACACCCCCGGCGGGGTGCCGGTGTTGCGCGGCGTAAGCCTGCAATCAGATGCGGCGCGGATAGGTATTGTCGGGCGCAACGGCTCCGGCAAGACTTCTTTTGCGCGGGTGCTGTCAGGGCTGGTGGCGGCAGATCAGGGGCAGGTGCGGATCAGCGGGATCGACGTGGCCCACGACCGCCGCCGGGCGATTGGCGCTGTCGGCATTCTATTTCAAAACCCCGACCATCAGATCATCTTTCCCACCGTGGAAGAAGAAATTGCTTTCGGTCTGCTTCAGATGGGCCAGACCAAGGCGCAGGCTGCGCGGGGCGCGGCCGCGATCCTTGGGCAGTTCAACAAACGGCATTGGGCGCAGGCGTCGATCCATCAGCTATCGCAGGGGCAGCGGCAGTTAGTCTGTCTCATGGCGGTTCTGGCGATGCAACCACGGGTGCTGGTGTTGGACGAACCCTTTGCCGGGCTCGATATCCCCACGCGGCTGCATCTTGAGCGGGTCTTGGCAGGGCTGGACCTGACGCTGGTGCATATCACCCACGATCCAGCGGCGGTGGCGGGATACGAGCACATTCTTTGGCTGGAGGGCGGTGAAGTAGCCCAGCAGGGCAGCGCGCGCCCGGTGCTGCGCGCTTTTGAGACGCGCATGAAGGAACTGGGGGCGAGCGATGATCTCTCTGACCTCGCCGGTTGA
- a CDS encoding COQ9 family protein — MTPPKADPKDQLLDAAVMHVPFDGWSPATFNAAIKDAGIDPALARAVCPRGSVDLAVAYHRRGDAKMLEGLAEADLSDLRFRDRIAKALRLRLEAGDREVIRRGSTLFALPHHAPEGAGLIWETCDNIWTALGDTSDDVNWYSKRATLSGVYSATLLYWLGDSSEGHQATWSFLDRRIDDVMQIEKLKAQVRESPTLSRLMAGPNWLLSHIKAPRGQRAADLPGRWTPPS, encoded by the coding sequence ATGACCCCGCCCAAGGCCGACCCAAAGGACCAACTGCTTGATGCCGCAGTGATGCATGTGCCGTTTGACGGCTGGTCGCCTGCGACCTTCAATGCCGCGATCAAGGACGCCGGGATCGACCCCGCGTTGGCGCGCGCGGTCTGCCCGCGCGGCTCTGTCGATTTGGCGGTGGCCTATCACCGGCGCGGTGATGCCAAGATGTTGGAAGGGCTGGCCGAGGCCGATCTGTCAGACCTTCGCTTTCGAGATCGTATCGCCAAGGCACTTCGTCTGCGGCTAGAGGCGGGCGACCGCGAGGTGATCCGCCGGGGCAGCACGCTGTTTGCCCTGCCGCACCACGCGCCCGAAGGGGCTGGGCTGATTTGGGAAACCTGCGATAATATCTGGACCGCGCTTGGCGATACCTCGGACGATGTAAATTGGTACAGCAAACGGGCCACACTGTCGGGGGTCTATTCTGCCACGCTGCTCTACTGGCTTGGCGATAGCAGCGAGGGGCATCAGGCGACGTGGTCTTTCCTTGATCGCCGAATTGATGATGTGATGCAGATCGAAAAACTCAAGGCGCAGGTGCGCGAAAGCCCGACGCTAAGCCGCTTGATGGCCGGGCCGAACTGGTTGCTGAGCCATATCAAAGCGCCGCGCGGGCAGCGTGCCGCGGATCTGCCGGGCCGTTGGACTCCGCCAAGCTGA
- the rpsU gene encoding 30S ribosomal protein S21 — MQVSVRDNNVDQALRALKKKLQREGVFREMKLKQHFEKPSEKKAREKAEAIRRARKLARKKAQREGMM, encoded by the coding sequence ATGCAGGTTAGTGTTCGCGACAACAACGTCGATCAGGCCCTTCGGGCTCTGAAGAAAAAGCTACAGCGCGAAGGCGTTTTCCGTGAAATGAAGCTCAAGCAACATTTCGAGAAACCGTCCGAGAAAAAAGCGCGCGAGAAAGCTGAAGCGATCCGTCGTGCCCGTAAACTGGCACGGAAAAAAGCGCAACGCGAAGGTATGATGTAA
- a CDS encoding Lrp/AsnC family transcriptional regulator codes for MALDEIDRRVLRALQRNGRMSNAELSEVVHLSPSACHRRVQRLEKEGYIRDYVALLDPRKLNMPTTVFVEITLQAQAEEVLEAFEKSVSRIPDVLECHLMAGTADYLLKIVAENTEDFARIHRQHLARLPGVAQMQSSFALRTVCKTTALPV; via the coding sequence ATGGCCTTGGATGAGATTGATCGACGTGTTCTGCGCGCTTTGCAGCGTAATGGGCGGATGTCCAACGCCGAATTGTCAGAGGTGGTGCATTTGTCGCCATCGGCCTGCCACCGCCGGGTGCAGCGGTTGGAGAAGGAAGGCTATATTCGCGATTACGTAGCGCTGCTGGACCCGCGCAAGCTGAATATGCCGACCACAGTCTTTGTCGAGATCACCCTGCAGGCGCAGGCCGAAGAGGTGTTAGAGGCCTTTGAGAAGTCTGTGTCGCGCATTCCCGATGTGTTGGAATGTCATCTGATGGCGGGGACGGCGGACTATCTGCTTAAGATCGTGGCGGAGAATACCGAGGATTTCGCGCGGATCCATCGCCAGCATTTGGCGCGGTTGCCGGGGGTTGCGCAGATGCAGTCGAGTTTCGCGTTGCGGACAGTATGCAAGACGACGGCGCTGCCGGTGTAG
- the ald gene encoding alanine dehydrogenase: protein MKIGCPTEIKPQEFRVGLTPNAAQEAIAHGHEVIVQAGAGVGAGFEDADYTAAGATIIDTAEEIFASADMIVKVKEPQAGERKMLREGQLLFTYLHLAPDPDQTHDLLASGCTAIAYETVTDRNGGLPLLAPMSEVAGRLAPQVGAWTLQKANGGRGVLMGGVPGVGPAKVMVIGGGVVGTHAARIAAGMGADVTVLDRSLPRMRYLDDIYGGTFKTAYASAGNTIELAREADMIIGAVLIPGAAAPKLISRAQLSELKPGAALVDVAIDQGGCFETSKATTHQDPVYEVDGIMHYCVANMPGAVARTSTIALGNATMPFMLALADKGWKQACADDPHLKAGLNVHAGKLTYAAVSEALGIDSITADQAIAG, encoded by the coding sequence ATGAAAATCGGATGCCCCACAGAAATCAAACCGCAGGAATTCCGCGTCGGCCTGACGCCCAATGCCGCACAAGAAGCCATCGCCCACGGGCATGAGGTTATCGTGCAGGCCGGGGCCGGAGTCGGCGCAGGATTCGAAGATGCGGATTACACCGCCGCAGGCGCAACCATCATCGACACGGCCGAGGAAATCTTTGCCAGCGCCGACATGATCGTCAAGGTGAAGGAGCCACAGGCGGGCGAACGCAAGATGCTGCGCGAAGGGCAATTGCTCTTTACCTATCTGCACCTTGCCCCCGACCCGGATCAGACCCACGATCTGCTGGCCTCGGGCTGTACCGCGATTGCTTATGAGACGGTGACCGACCGCAACGGCGGGCTGCCCCTTCTGGCCCCCATGTCCGAAGTTGCAGGTCGTCTGGCCCCGCAAGTCGGCGCTTGGACGCTGCAAAAGGCCAATGGCGGACGCGGCGTGTTGATGGGCGGCGTGCCCGGTGTTGGCCCCGCCAAGGTTATGGTCATCGGCGGCGGCGTCGTCGGCACCCATGCGGCACGCATCGCCGCAGGCATGGGCGCGGATGTGACCGTGCTTGACCGCTCGCTCCCCCGGATGCGCTACCTCGATGATATCTATGGCGGCACCTTCAAGACCGCCTATGCCAGCGCGGGCAACACCATCGAACTGGCGCGTGAGGCCGATATGATCATCGGCGCAGTGCTGATCCCCGGCGCGGCGGCCCCCAAACTGATCAGCCGCGCGCAACTGTCCGAACTCAAACCCGGCGCGGCGCTGGTCGACGTGGCCATTGACCAAGGCGGCTGTTTTGAGACATCCAAGGCGACCACCCACCAAGACCCGGTTTATGAGGTCGACGGCATCATGCACTACTGCGTGGCCAACATGCCGGGCGCCGTGGCGCGCACCTCGACCATCGCGCTTGGCAATGCCACCATGCCCTTCATGCTGGCACTGGCAGACAAAGGTTGGAAGCAAGCCTGCGCAGATGATCCGCACCTCAAGGCAGGTCTTAACGTTCACGCGGGCAAGCTGACCTATGCCGCTGTTAGCGAAGCGCTTGGGATCGACAGCATCACCGCCGATCAAGCCATCGCAGGCTAA
- the mscL gene encoding large conductance mechanosensitive channel protein MscL, with the protein MIQEFKDFIAKGNVMDMAVGIIVGAAFTAIVSSMVADLINPIIGLFTGGVDFTNNYAVLSGDVPANASLEQAREAGASVFAYGSFLMAVINFLIIAFVVFMLVKIVNRVKAAAEKPDEVAPEVKTGPSQLDVLLEIRDSLKTR; encoded by the coding sequence ATGATTCAAGAATTCAAAGACTTCATCGCCAAGGGCAATGTCATGGACATGGCTGTTGGTATCATCGTGGGTGCGGCCTTTACGGCGATTGTGTCATCCATGGTGGCTGATTTGATTAACCCGATCATCGGGCTTTTCACCGGCGGGGTGGATTTCACCAATAACTATGCTGTGCTGTCGGGGGATGTACCCGCCAATGCATCGCTAGAGCAGGCGCGCGAAGCTGGGGCGTCGGTCTTTGCCTATGGCTCGTTCTTGATGGCCGTGATCAACTTTTTGATTATCGCCTTTGTCGTCTTCATGTTGGTGAAGATTGTGAACCGCGTGAAAGCTGCAGCGGAAAAGCCTGACGAAGTGGCACCTGAGGTCAAAACAGGGCCGTCGCAGCTTGATGTTTTGCTGGAAATTCGGGATTCATTGAAGACCCGCTAA
- a CDS encoding histidine kinase dimerization/phosphoacceptor domain -containing protein → MRAAAARRVKTGRRRPILADTPSEQDERLETLHSYNVLDTEAEADFDDIVDLASKICETPVSLISLVDEKRQWFKARVGFEPQETTLDQSVCSHAILDGDFTEIPDMGADPRTVDNPLYVGDPRVKFYAGAKLVAPNGQPIGTLCVLDTKPRTLTDFQRQALQTLSRHVMMQLELRKKIRIEEALRAEMDHRVKNSFQTIASLLRMATRKVQDPDAKDVLALVERRFGAVASLHSELMGQGGKSKVQAASYLEQLSKLLAAGAPGHVTIFCEADPGELQAAQASAVGMIVSEFVANSIKHAFPEDRAGEIKISLRRQVETDGWLLECRDNGRGHGGTVAGADSTGLGRMLMSTATEQLNGRLTTDFGADGALMRVCFRA, encoded by the coding sequence ATCCGCGCCGCGGCTGCGCGGCGGGTCAAGACTGGAAGGAGAAGGCCCATTTTAGCTGACACGCCCTCGGAGCAGGACGAACGTCTAGAGACGCTGCATTCCTACAATGTCCTTGATACCGAAGCTGAAGCTGATTTTGACGATATCGTCGACCTTGCATCGAAGATCTGCGAAACGCCTGTCTCTCTCATCAGTTTGGTGGATGAAAAGCGGCAATGGTTCAAAGCGCGCGTCGGGTTTGAACCGCAAGAGACGACGCTGGATCAATCGGTTTGCTCTCATGCCATTCTCGATGGCGACTTTACCGAGATTCCGGACATGGGGGCCGATCCGCGAACGGTGGATAATCCCCTCTATGTCGGTGACCCACGGGTAAAGTTCTATGCAGGGGCCAAGCTGGTCGCGCCGAACGGCCAGCCGATTGGTACGCTTTGTGTGCTGGATACCAAGCCCCGTACCCTGACAGATTTTCAACGCCAGGCGCTGCAAACCCTGTCGCGTCACGTGATGATGCAACTTGAGTTGCGCAAGAAGATCCGCATCGAAGAAGCCCTGCGTGCCGAGATGGATCACCGGGTGAAAAACTCGTTCCAGACCATCGCTTCGCTGCTGCGGATGGCGACGCGCAAGGTGCAAGACCCTGACGCCAAGGATGTGCTTGCCCTTGTTGAACGCCGGTTTGGCGCGGTGGCGTCGCTGCATAGCGAACTGATGGGGCAGGGCGGCAAGAGCAAGGTGCAGGCCGCCTCTTACCTTGAGCAGTTGAGCAAGCTGCTCGCCGCTGGCGCGCCGGGTCATGTAACCATCTTCTGCGAGGCCGATCCGGGCGAGTTGCAAGCGGCGCAGGCTTCGGCGGTTGGGATGATTGTCAGCGAATTTGTGGCCAACTCGATCAAACACGCATTTCCCGAAGACCGGGCAGGAGAGATCAAGATCTCTCTGCGCAGGCAGGTTGAGACGGATGGCTGGCTGTTAGAGTGTCGCGACAATGGCCGTGGGCATGGCGGTACGGTCGCAGGGGCCGACAGCACCGGGCTGGGACGGATGCTGATGTCTACGGCGACAGAGCAGCTTAATGGGCGGCTCACGACCGATTTCGGCGCTGACGGGGCGCTGATGCGCGTTTGTTTTCGCGCTTAA
- a CDS encoding YtoQ family protein — MKVYLSGEIHTDWREQIITGAQGLDVTFAAPITDHAASDDCGVAILGAEEDKFWHDRKGAQINAIRTRKAIAEADVVVVRFGDQYKQWNAAFDAGYAAALGKSLIILHSADHAHALKEVDAAALAVASEPAQVVAILRYVLTGALAG; from the coding sequence ATGAAAGTCTACCTCTCTGGTGAAATCCATACCGACTGGCGCGAACAGATCATTACGGGGGCCCAAGGGCTCGACGTGACTTTCGCGGCGCCCATCACCGACCACGCCGCCAGCGACGATTGCGGCGTGGCGATCCTTGGCGCTGAGGAGGACAAGTTTTGGCACGACCGCAAAGGCGCGCAGATCAACGCGATCCGCACGCGCAAGGCGATTGCCGAGGCGGATGTGGTCGTGGTGCGCTTTGGCGATCAGTACAAACAGTGGAACGCGGCCTTTGATGCGGGCTATGCCGCTGCCTTGGGCAAGTCACTGATCATTCTACACAGCGCAGATCATGCGCATGCGCTTAAAGAGGTCGATGCAGCAGCTCTTGCCGTGGCCAGTGAGCCTGCGCAGGTTGTTGCGATCCTGCGCTATGTGTTGACCGGTGCGCTGGCTGGGTGA